Proteins encoded within one genomic window of Bombina bombina isolate aBomBom1 chromosome 1, aBomBom1.pri, whole genome shotgun sequence:
- the ARL5C gene encoding putative ADP-ribosylation factor-like protein 5C, with the protein MGQLFTKLMSIFGNQEHKVIIVGLDNAGKTTILYQFLMNEVVHTAPTIGSNVEQIVLRNTHFLMWDIGGQETLRATWNSYYSNTEFVILVIDSTDRERLPETKEELYKMLSHEDLRDAAVLIFANKQDVKDSMSASEISSSLALGAIRDRAWHIQGCCALTGEGLPAGLDWLKSRVTAI; encoded by the exons aGCATAAAGTGATCATAGTGGGACTAGACAATGCTGGGAAGACCACCATTCTTTATCAATT CTTAATGAATGAAGTGGTGCACACAGCCCCCACCATTGGCAGTAATGTGGAGCAGATTGTGCTGAGAAATACACACTTCCTGATGTGGGATATCGGGGGACAGGAGACCCTCAGAGCTACGTGGAACTCTTACTACTCTAACACAGag TTTGTcatcctggtgattgacagcacagACAGGGAACGATTACCAGAGACTAAAGAAGAGTTGTACAAGATGCTGTCTCATGAG GATCTCAGAGATGCAGCAGTGTTGATCTTTGCCAACAAACAAGATGTGAAGGATTCAATGTCTGCCTCAGAAATCTCCTCTTCATTAGCACTTGGTGCCATACGAGACAGAGCCTGGCACATCCAGGGATGCTGTGCCCTGACTGGTGAGGG ATTACCAGCTGGACTTGACTGGCTGAAGTCTCGCGTCACTGCAATTTGA